Proteins encoded together in one Triticum dicoccoides isolate Atlit2015 ecotype Zavitan chromosome 7B, WEW_v2.0, whole genome shotgun sequence window:
- the LOC119338533 gene encoding uncharacterized protein LOC119338533 → MAGGGRGRGGGWTSLPAELIQEVSDRLQADVDQIHIHQVCSHWRASTAPLAACRPWIVAAHYRRRNPVSAVDPVCDHSFWLPRGGKRMHSRALGPAGLPYCCGTPRGWLALTDDLQSPTTTRLILWEPLSQAEIPLPPLTTVAQLFLSGDPLASPAGWMAIASQEIRGAQIEHMLFFWRPGDAAWTILPGYPVNRIDGAAFHQGRLYISNMVGMRVSIFDLQQHPPKRLLRISLYTPLRTRYPSRLPGNPVPHVIVYRGSGSPGPVILVEVHHLDWAAERLDFGGEKVTDLSDYSLFLGRGDSLALSAKDFPAIWRNCVYFVEHDTRKHEQWVIVFDLGSNALERIPHPQEHMEGGCKNSVWLGYSWFCPRRPFVEAL, encoded by the coding sequence ATGGCAGGCGGAGgcagaggacgcggcggcggctggACCTCCCTGCCGGCGGAGCTTATCCAGGAAGTATCGGACCGTCTGCAGGCCGACGTGGACCAAATCCACATCCACCAGGTATGCTCCCACTGGCGCGCGTCCACCGCCCCGCTCGCAGCCTGCCGTCCGTGGATCGTCGCCGCCCACTACCGCCGCCGCAACCCTGTTAGCGCCGTTGACCCTGTCTGCGACCACTCCTTCTGGCTGCCCCGCGGTGGAAAAAGGATGCACTCCCGGGCCCTAGGCCCGGCGGGCCTCCCCTACTGCTGCGGCACGCCCCGTGGCTGGCTCGCCCTAACGGACGACCTGCAATCCCCCACGACCACGAGGCTAATCCTCTGGGAGCCCCTCTCCCAAGCTGAGATTCCTCTGCCGCCTTTGACAACCGTCGCTCAACTATTCCTCTCCGGCGACCCGCTCGCCTCGCCGGCGGGCTGGATGGCGATCGCGAGCCAGGAAATCCGGGGCGCACAGATCGAGCACATGCTCTTCTTTTGGCGTCCTGGAGACGCGGCCTGGACGATACTGCCTGGGTACCCTGTAAACCGGATCGACGGCGCAGCCTTCCACCAAGGCAGGCTCTACATCTCCAACATGGTGGGCATGAGAGTCAGCATCTTCGATCTCCAGCAGCATCCACCCAAGCGTCTGCTGCGTATCTCCCTCTACACTCCTCTGCGAACGCGGTATCCAAGCCGCCTACCCGGGAATCCGGTGCCACACGTGATTGTGTATCGTGGATCAGGAAGCCCCGGCCCCGTGATCCTTGTAGAAGTGCACCACCTGGATTGGGCTGCCGAGCGCCTCGACTTCGGGGGGGAGAAGGTGACGGATCTCAGCGACTACTCGCTCTTCTTGGGCCGGGGTGACAGCCTCGCGCTCTCTGCAAAGGACTTCCCTGCCATTTGGAGAAATTGTGTCTACTTTGTGGAGCACGATACAAGAAAGCATGAGCAATGGGTTATTGTGTTTGATTTGGGATCAAACGCGCTCGAACGAATTCCCCACCCACAAGAGCACATGGAGGGCGGCTGCAAAAACAGTGTCTGGTTAGGCTATTCGTGGTTCTGTCCTAGAAGGCCCTTCGTTGAGGCCCTATGA